A single Sphingomonas kaistensis DNA region contains:
- a CDS encoding bifunctional riboflavin kinase/FAD synthetase → MQRLLLADDIPERFRGSVVALGNFDGFHLGHQAVVGRAVARAAHERRPAVVATFDPHPVRFFKPDAAPFRLTSLDQREERFAAAGADAMLVFGFDGDLAATSAEDFVAMLAERVGAAAVVTGEDFTFGARRGGNAESLRTLGAAHGLSAEAVPPVALGDEAVSSSRIRQALTEGDTATATRLLTRPFAIRGTVQHGDKRGRELGYPTANLTLGDYQRPAYGIYAVRVRLADGSEVAGVANVGVRPTFEPPVELLEAYLFDWSGDLYGQEIEVALHHFLRPERRFDSMDALAEQMRSDEAEARRLLLPSLRA, encoded by the coding sequence ATGCAGCGCCTCCTTCTGGCCGACGACATTCCGGAGCGCTTCCGGGGCAGTGTCGTGGCCCTTGGCAATTTCGATGGCTTTCACCTTGGCCACCAGGCGGTGGTCGGGCGCGCGGTGGCGCGGGCGGCGCATGAGCGGCGGCCGGCGGTCGTCGCGACCTTCGATCCCCATCCGGTGCGCTTTTTCAAGCCCGATGCGGCGCCGTTCCGGCTGACCAGCCTCGATCAGCGCGAGGAGCGGTTTGCGGCGGCGGGCGCCGATGCGATGCTGGTGTTCGGCTTCGACGGGGATTTGGCCGCGACCAGCGCCGAGGACTTCGTCGCCATGCTGGCCGAGCGAGTCGGCGCCGCGGCGGTGGTGACGGGCGAAGACTTCACCTTCGGCGCGCGGCGCGGGGGCAATGCGGAGAGTTTGCGCACGCTTGGCGCTGCCCATGGCTTGTCGGCGGAAGCGGTGCCGCCGGTGGCGCTTGGCGACGAAGCCGTGAGTTCGAGCCGCATCCGCCAGGCGCTGACCGAGGGCGACACCGCGACCGCGACCCGTCTGCTGACGAGGCCCTTCGCCATCCGCGGCACCGTCCAGCACGGTGATAAGCGCGGGCGGGAGCTTGGCTATCCGACCGCCAACCTGACGCTCGGCGACTACCAGCGCCCGGCCTATGGCATCTATGCGGTGCGTGTGCGGTTGGCTGACGGAAGCGAGGTCGCCGGGGTCGCCAATGTCGGCGTCCGCCCGACCTTCGAGCCGCCGGTCGAGCTGCTCGAGGCGTATCTCTTCGACTGGTCGGGCGATCTCTACGGCCAGGAGATCGAGGTCGCGTTGCACCATTTCCTCCGCCCCGAGCGCCGCTTCGACAGCATGGACGCGCTGGCCGAACAGATGCGCAGCGACGAGGCCGAGGCACGGCGGCTCCTTCTTCCGTCATTGCGAGCGTAG
- a CDS encoding DNA-directed RNA polymerase subunit alpha encodes MAVNAKNWQELKKPNALERKVAGDARRKAVFVAEPLERGFGMTLGNSLRRVLLSSLQGAAITSIKIEGVLHEFSSLAGVREDVTDIVLNTKQVALKFEGEGPKRLHLTATGPGPVTAGQIQTSGDIEITNPDLVICHLDQGATLNMELTADVGKGYVAAANNRPLDAPIGLIPIDSLYSPVRQVAYKVENTRVGQELDYDKLTLTVETDGTVTPEEAVGYAARILQDQLALFVGFDDQSYRSASPMIGQAAPSSSTPMAGGSAMPETTDTNQLNRYLLKKVDELELSVRSANCLKNDNIIYIGDLVQKTEAEMLRTPNFGRKSLNEIKEVLASMGLRLGMDIPGWPPENIEEMAKKLEQEMLG; translated from the coding sequence ATGGCCGTCAACGCAAAGAACTGGCAGGAACTGAAGAAGCCGAACGCGCTGGAGCGCAAGGTCGCCGGCGACGCGCGCCGCAAGGCCGTGTTCGTGGCCGAGCCGCTGGAACGCGGATTCGGCATGACGCTCGGCAACTCGCTCCGCCGGGTTCTGCTTTCCAGCCTTCAGGGCGCCGCGATCACCTCGATCAAGATCGAAGGCGTGCTGCACGAATTCTCGAGCCTCGCCGGCGTTCGCGAGGACGTGACCGACATCGTGCTCAACACCAAGCAGGTCGCTTTGAAGTTCGAAGGCGAAGGTCCCAAGCGCCTTCACCTCACCGCCACTGGCCCGGGCCCGGTTACCGCCGGCCAGATCCAGACCTCGGGCGACATCGAGATTACCAACCCCGATCTCGTGATCTGTCATCTCGACCAGGGGGCGACGCTCAACATGGAACTGACCGCGGACGTCGGTAAGGGCTATGTCGCGGCGGCCAACAACCGTCCGCTCGACGCGCCGATCGGCCTGATCCCGATCGACTCGCTCTACAGCCCGGTGCGCCAGGTCGCCTACAAGGTGGAAAACACCCGCGTGGGCCAGGAACTGGATTATGACAAGCTGACGCTGACCGTCGAAACCGACGGCACCGTGACCCCGGAAGAAGCCGTCGGCTATGCCGCGCGCATCCTCCAGGACCAGCTTGCCCTGTTCGTCGGCTTTGACGACCAGAGCTATCGTTCGGCCTCGCCGATGATCGGCCAAGCGGCACCTTCGTCGTCGACGCCGATGGCGGGCGGCAGCGCGATGCCGGAAACCACCGACACCAATCAGCTCAATCGCTACCTCCTCAAGAAGGTGGACGAGCTCGAACTGTCGGTCCGGTCGGCCAACTGCCTCAAGAACGACAACATCATCTACATCGGTGACCTCGTTCAGAAGACCGAGGCCGAGATGCTCCGCACGCCGAACTTCGGCCGCAAGAGCCTCAACGAGATCAAGGAAGTCTTGGCCTCGATGGG
- the rpsK gene encoding 30S ribosomal protein S11: MAREPQRLRRRERKNISAGVAHVNASFNNTMITITDAQGNAIAWSSAGMMGFKGSRKSTPYAAQVAAEDAGRKAADHGVRTLEVEVKGPGSGRESALRALQAVGFQITSIRDVTPIPHNGVRPSKRRRV; the protein is encoded by the coding sequence ATGGCACGCGAACCTCAGCGCCTTCGGCGCCGCGAGCGCAAGAACATCTCGGCGGGCGTTGCCCACGTGAATGCGAGCTTCAACAACACCATGATCACCATCACCGACGCGCAGGGCAATGCGATTGCCTGGTCGAGCGCCGGCATGATGGGCTTCAAGGGCAGCCGCAAGTCGACCCCGTATGCCGCGCAGGTCGCGGCCGAAGACGCGGGCCGCAAGGCTGCCGACCACGGCGTCCGCACGCTCGAGGTCGAGGTCAAGGGTCCGGGTTCGGGCCGCGAGAGCGCGCTTCGCGCCCTTCAAGCCGTCGGCTTCCAGATCACCTCGATCCGTGACGTGACCCCGATCCCGCACAACGGCGTCCGTCCGAGCAAGCGTCGCCGCGTCTAA
- the rpsM gene encoding 30S ribosomal protein S13, producing the protein MARIAGVNIPTNKRVEIALTYIHGIGRTKAKEIAAKLNIASERRVQDLTDQEVLSIRETIDADHTVEGDLRRETAMNIKRLMDLACYRGLRHRKGLPVRGQRTHTNARTRKGKAKPIAGKKK; encoded by the coding sequence ATGGCACGTATCGCCGGGGTCAACATCCCCACCAACAAGCGCGTCGAAATCGCGCTGACCTACATCCACGGCATTGGTCGCACCAAGGCCAAGGAAATCGCCGCCAAGCTGAACATCGCTTCGGAGCGCCGGGTTCAGGACCTGACGGACCAGGAAGTCCTGTCGATCCGCGAAACCATCGACGCCGATCACACGGTCGAGGGTGACCTCCGCCGCGAGACCGCGATGAACATCAAGCGGCTGATGGACCTCGCCTGCTATCGTGGTCTGCGCCACCGCAAGGGCCTTCCGGTCCGCGGCCAGCGCACGCACACCAATGCGCGCACCCGCAAGGGCAAGGCCAAGCCGATCGCGGGCAAGAAGAAGTAA